A genomic segment from Cutaneotrichosporon cavernicola HIS019 DNA, chromosome: 7b encodes:
- a CDS encoding uncharacterized protein (Protein of unknown function (DUF1308)) gives MRDYTPELDAARELMEELRRHMRAFDQGRLAFQPPVLDNATGTPWRGEDTQGLRKFTDAIEQQDAQLQTLAKSDDPPREDPLPVIQGLATAWKCLVLAATPVPAVRMSSKLPASGNQPAREGFVDVVARGGAEWIRIYSKKVSTLLAEFREYDSYLTDSDDEGPNTPKAASFQPNVLTRLVDDLLALAAGVERIPGAVAPRLTLRLTRIEENPEGGHPDLRVGQTLDAIRARGVHLVFGDLSDIPFSRLPTSLPDARTVTPSRRLNLDPTALMGLCSDLLHHPLPATPDEARARFYRPQTVVEEAGHAGGGRGSWDGAGEADAAQSQNSRELVRALLEETTEPLVEVIRDTLEATSNGQEIELWATQEAITYLQETISSEALVGEGLEQRRMRRLTGLEDGDFWEGSRYAGKAGCLAKMRLHVFDDDCSIDMLTKEVEEHGLESVSRRLESPLALGKSLCADGMTSFHATTAAACTTFVAEYLSVVSKGMSAAPALPGFLNPRRLPAPRVAQISTPFTVVALHSLSRGAAEGMTTLSMGHVVFRELFAQPRWRTKGWAQGSYELERTAIDTVIGDMEALSVDDGGVLETTPGAPVHAVTWILPYRSLGEAKRVKFAAGDYSFPRFVQRVLKDGERALSRTATPTPTV, from the exons ATGCGGGACTACACTCCCGaactcgacgccgcgcgcgagctcatgGAGGAGCTCCGCCGACACATGCGCGCCTTCGACCAAGGCCGTCTGGCCTTCCAGCCTCCTGTCCTTGACAACGCCACTGGCACGCcgtggcgcggcgaggacacgCAGGGCCTCAGAAAGTTTACGGACGCGATTGAGCAGCAGGATGCGCAGCTTCAGACG ctcGCAAAGTCGGATGATCCACCGCGCGAGGATCCCCTCCCGGTCATCCAGGGCCTCGCGACGGCCTGGAAATGTCTGGTCCTCGCGGCCACCCCCGTCCCCGCCGTCCGCATGTCCAGCAAACTCCCCGCATCAGGCAATCAACCCGCCCGCGAGGGGTTCGTCGACGTGGTCGcccgcggcggcgccgagTGGATACGGATATACAGCAAGAAGGTGTCGACACTCCTGGCCGAGTTCCGAGAGTACGACTCATACCTCACCGACTCGGATGACGAGGGGCCAAATACTCCCAAGGCAGCCTCGTTCCAGCCCAACGTGCTCAcacgcctcgtcgacgacctcctcgcaTTAGCTGCGGGAGTCGAGCGCATTCCAGGTGCCGTGGCACCGCGGCTCACTCTCCGCCTCACGCGGATCGAGGAGAACCCCGAGGGAGGGCATCCCGATTTGCGTGTTGGTCAGACCTTGGATGCGATCCGGGCCCGCGGCGTACACCTCGTCTTTGGCGACCTGTCCGACATTCCCTTCTCCCGCCTTCCCACCAGCCTCCCAGACGCCCGGACAGTCACCCCATCACGGCggctcaacctcgacccgACCGCGCTCATGGGCCTCTGCTCCGACCTCTTACACCACCCCCTCCCGGCGACACCAGACGAAGCTCGTGCGCGCTTTTACCGCCCCCAGACGGTggttgaggaggcgggacacgcgggcggcgggcgcggcaGCTGGGATGGCGCAGGagaggcggacgcggcgcaGAGCCAGAACTCGCGAGAACTCGTGCGCGCCCTGCTCGAAGAGACGACTGAGCCTTTAGTGGAGGTTATCCGGGACACACTCGAGGCCACGTCTAATGGACAGGAGATTGAGCTCTGGGCCACCCAAGAGGCGATCACGTACCTCCAGGAGACGATCAGCTCTGAGGCTCTGGTCGGCGAGGGATTGGAGCAGCGGCGTATGCGCCGCCTCACTGGTCTGGAAGACGGCGATTTCTGGGAAGGAAGCCGGTACGCAGGCAAGGCGGGTTGTCTTGCCAAAATGCGGCTACACGTCTTCGACGACGATTGCAGCATCGACATGCTGACCAAGGAAGTCGAGGAACATGGCCTCGAGTCAGTatcgcgccgcctcgagagCCCTTTGGCTCTAGGCAAAAGCCTTTGTGCAGATGGCATGACATCGTTCCACGCGACCACAGCGGCGGCATGCACGACCTTTGTGGCCGAGTACCTCTCTGTCGTCTCGAAGGGGATGAGTGCGGCGCCAGCCCTGCCCGGTTTCCTGaacccgcgccgcctgccCGCTCCTCGCGTCGCGCAAATCTCGACGCCCTTTACTGTTGTCGCATTACACTCGCTCTCCCGCGGCGCAGCAGAGGGCATGACCACGCTGAGTATGGGCCACGTCGTCTTCCGTGAGCTATTCGCCCAACCCCGCTGGCGCACAAAGGGCTGGGCGCAGGGGAGTTATGAACTTGAGCGAACAGCAATAGACACGGTGATTGGTGACATGGAGGCCTTGTCCGTGGATGATGGCGGGGTGCTCGAAACCACTCCGGGAGCACCAGTACACGCCGTCACGTGGATCTTACCGTATAGGTCACTTGGggaggccaagcgcgtCAAGTTTGCCGCGGGAGATTACTCGTTTCCCCGTTTCGTGCAACGCGTCCTCAAGGATGGAGAACGGGCTTTGTCGCGCACTGCCACACCTACGCCGACTGTTTGA
- a CDS encoding uncharacterized protein (Forkhead associated domain): MSARDEPPHFRQRERGGGRTNSRSPRRDRRDDRERERDRDRRYAQVKREPDAGYGAREREREREDDRQRYDEDAGEPKSPPKPDFSSSGLLAKESNQVKGVALKYHEPPEARKPTQNWRLYVFKGDEQVDLIHVYSQSCFLVGRDAVVADIHVQHPSCSKQHAVLQFRAVSKRSQYGDVKSDVKPYILDLDSTNGTYVNGQEVPKSRYYELRVNDVLKFGTSAREYVLLHEDAGK; the protein is encoded by the exons ATGTCGGCCCGGGACGAACCACCACACTTTCGGCAACGCGAACGTGGAGGCGGCCGGACCAACAGCCGTTCACCGCGTCGGGACAGGCGCGAtgaccgcgagcgcgagcgcgaccgaGACCGAAGGTATGCGCAGGTGAAGCGGGAACCGGATGCGGGATACGGCGCCCGCGAGCGggaacgcgagcgcgaaGACGATCGGCAGCGgtacgacgaggacgcc GGCGAGCCCAAGAGCCCACCAAAGCCAGACTTTAGCTCGTCTGGCCTGCTGGCCAAGGAGAGTAACCAGGTCAAGGGCGTTGCGCTCAAGTATCACGAGCCgcccgaggcgcgcaagccGACACAAAACTGGCGGCTATACGTGTTCAAAGGGGACGAGCAGGTCG ACCTCATCCATGTTTATAGCCAGAGTTGCTTCCTGGTCGggcgcgacgcggtcgtcgcggaCATCCATGTGCAGCACCCGAGCTGTAGCAAACAGCATGCGGTGCTGCAGTTCCGTGCGGTGTCGAAGCGGAGCCAGTATGGCGATGTCAAGAGCGACGTCAAGCCGTATatcctcgaccttgacagCACCAACGGCACGTACGTCAACGGGCAGGAGGTGCCCAAGTCGCGATACTACGAGCTGCGAGTAAACGATG TGCTTAAGTTCGggacgtcggcgcgggAGTATGTACTCCTGCACGAGGATGCGGGCAAGTAG
- a CDS encoding uncharacterized protein (In Between Ring fingers), with protein sequence MSSDGEDFIYDDEDEFDDFEDEHMDSESEPDVFDAVSPTAEDGPSRKPYDVAYKVLSPKELTEMQNIQVKKVQTLLEVPASSAAILLRHYAWNSEKLQEEFWSDPAGSFAAAGLSPPSSPSTSTASLPMSSPFKSRNPFRPKNKKAAPFDCPICCNDYPTEEFDTQTYSLGCNHRFCRACWKEYLTGKIKTEGESARVQCMESGCNRVVVQEAVEELVEPDVAVRYRDLLQAAYVQDSPSLRWCPHPGCQYAIECSQAPPRMLNQIVPTVTCTCGHDLCFGCGYPADHRPVLCKIVKAWEKKCADDSETANWLNANTKECPKCQSTIEKNGGCNHMTCKKCRGEFCWVCMGPWSEHGTSWYQCNRFDEKSGSDARDAQAKSRASLERYLHFFNRFANHDQSAKLDADFYKNTEKKMEIMQNNGNLSWIEVQFAKEAVKTVVRSRILLKWSYGMAYYLVRNNMTELFEDNQRDLERAVETLSGLLESNIAEQDIAKIRFEITNQAAYVQKRHDILLDDTLKGYLEHRWLFTIDI encoded by the exons ATGAGTTCCGATGGCGAGGACTTTATAtacgacgatgaggacgaaTTTGATGACTTTGAAGACGAGC ACATGGACTCTGAGTCCGAGCCGGACGTGTTCGACGCCGTGAGCCCAACAGCTGAGG ACGGACCATCCCGGAAACCATACGATGTCGCGTACAAGGTTCTATCGCCCAAGGAGCTCACCGAGATGCAGAACATTCAGGTCAAGAAGGTCCAGACGCTCCTTGAAGTGCCC GCTTCCTCAGCGGCCATCCTCCTTAGGCACTACGCGTGGAACTCGGAGAAGTTACAGGAGGAGTTCTGGAGCGACCCCGCTGGGTCCTTTGCCGCGGCCGGACTCtcgccaccttcctccccctccacctcgaccgctTCCCTTCCTATGTCGTCACCGTTCAAGAGCCGCAACCCGTTCCGACCAAAGAACAAGAAGGCCGCGCCCTTTGACTGTCCCATCTGCTGCAATGACTACCCCACTGAGGAGTTTGACACGCAGACCTACTCGTTAGGCTGCAACCACCGCTTCTGCCGCGCCTGCTGGAAGGAGTACCTCACGGGCAAGATCAAGACGGAGGGTGAGAGCGCTCGCGTGCAGTGCATGGAGAGCGGGTGCAACCGCGTCGTGGTGCAGGAGGCTGTCGAAGAGCTGGTAGAGCCGGACGTCGCTGTGAG GTACCGTGACCTGCTGCAAGCAGCATACGTTCAGGACTCGCCCAGCCTGCGCTGGTGTCCTCACCCCGGGTGCCAGTACGCCATCGAGTGCTCGCAGGCGCCACCGCGGATGCTCAACCAGATCGTCCCCACTGTCACCTGCACATGCGGGCACGATCTGTGCTTCGGATGCGGGTATCCGGCCGACCACCGCCCGGTGCTGTGCAAGATCGTCAAGGCTTGGGAGAAGAAGTGTGCCGACGACTCGGAGACCGCCAACTGGCTCAACGCGAACACCAAAGAGTGTCCGAAGTGCCAGTCGACGATTGAGAAGAACGGCGGCTGCAA ccaCATGACCTGCAAGAAGTGCCGTGGCGAGTTCTGCTGGGTGTGCATGGGACCGTGGTCGGAGCACGGCACGAGCTGGTACCAGTGCAACCGTTTCGACGAAAAGTCTGGGTCGGATGCACGCGACGCGCAGGCCAAGAGCCGGGCGAGCCTTGAGCGCTACCTCCAC TTCTTTAACCGCTTCGCTAACCACGACCAGTcggccaagctcgatgCCGACTTTTACAAGAACAcggagaagaagatggagatCATGCAGAACAACGGCAACCTGTCGTGGATCGAGGTGCAATtcgccaaggaggctgTCAAGACGGTCGTCAGGTCGCGCATCCTCCTCAAATGGTCGTACGGGATGGCCTACTACCTCGTGCGTAACAACATGACGGAACTGTTCGAGGACAACCaacgcgacctcgagcgtgcTGTCGAAACCCTCTCGGGCCTTCTTGAGAGCAACATTGCCGAGCAGGACATTGCCAAGATCCGCTTTGAGATCACCAACCAGGCGGCCTATGTCCAGAAGCGCCACGACATCTtgctcgacgacacgcTCAAGGGATACCTCGAGCACCGCTGGCTCTTCACGATTGACATCTAG
- the LYS4 gene encoding uncharacterized protein (Catalyzes the reversible hydration of cis-homoaconitate to (2R,3S)-homoisocitrate, a step in the alpha-aminoadipate pathway for lysine biosynthesis): MPLVVLARHRVLPACSRTLRTYATVSTPQTLVEKIVQKYAVDLPPTAKVRSGDYVMIRPEHVMTHDNTGPVISKFLSLDCSKLDNPRQPIFTLDHDVQNKSETNVNKYKRIEAFAKQQGVDFYPAGRGIGHQIVVEEGYAWPGKMVVASDSHSNHYGGVGCLGTAIVRTDAAGIWATGKFWWQIPRVVQVSLDGKLSPGVTGKDVIVALAGLFNEDQVLNAAIEFTGSGIEHLSVDERLTIANMTTEWGAVAGVFPVDYTLAEWYRGLIRKAELRKFISPSSTVPSDGTHPRLNDERLEQSLAERVAADPGAHYASRLHLDLSTLVPHVSGPNSVKVATALPKLMEKPIKINKAYLVSCTNSRASDIKAAADVLRGKKIAPGVEFYIAAASSRVQEDAEAAGDWQALVAAGAKTLPAGCGPCIGLGVGLLEKGEVGISATNRNYKGRMGSPDAIAYLASPAVVAASAAKGEICGPDSMDLASLPQYDVPKFSIEASPAAPPAATGEAEPLLPGFPEYFEGPLVFAPQDNLTTDGMYPGKYTYQDDITPERQAEVVMENYDPLFASTIKDLRAKDTANATPILFSGYNFGTGSSREQAATAIKNAGIPLVICGSFGDIFKRNSINNGLILIEAPELVEDLTKWFAKDDVRGAGGKDGNLTVIPQDWRVKIDTRNGGVTLSMGAEGEKHYPSARVGRSVQELWVNGGLEGFIRASLQ; encoded by the exons ATGCCTCtcgtcgtgctcgcgcGACACCGCGTTCTCCCCGCCTGCTCGCGCACTCTTCGCACGTACGCGACGGTCTCTACACCCCAGACGCTCGTTGAGAAGATTGTCCAGAAGTATGCGGTCGACCTTCCCCCCACGGCCAAGGTTCGCTCGGGCGACTATGTGATGATCAGGCCAGAGCATGT GATGACCCACGACAATACCGGTCCCGTCATCTCAAAGTTCCTCTCCCTCGATTGCTCCAAGCTCGATAACCCGCGCCAGCCCATCTTCACGCTCGACCACGATGTCCAGAACAAGTCCGAGACCAACGTCAACAAGTACAAGCGCATCGAGGCGTTCGCCAAGCAGCAAGGCGTTGACTTTTACCCTGCCGGCCGCGGTATTGGCCACCAGatcgttgtcgaggagggctACGCGTGGCCCGGCAAGATGGTCGTTGCGTCCGACTCGCACTCGAACCATTACGGCGGCGTCGGGTGCCTCGGTACCGCGATCGTGCGCACAGATGCTGC CGGCATCTGGGCTACCGGCAAGTTCTGGTGGCAGATTCCCCGCGTCGTCCAGGTCTCGCTTGACGGCAAGCTCTCGCCGGGCGTCACCGGCAAGGACGTCATCGTGGCTCTGGCCGGCCTCTTCAACGAGGACCAGGTGCTGAACGCGGCCATTGAGTTCACCGGCTCAGGCATCGAGCACCTctcggtcgacgagcgcctgACCATTGCGAACATGACGACAGAGTGGggcgccgtcgccggcgTGTTCCCCGTCGACTACACGCTTGCCGAGTGGTACCGCGGTCTGATCCGTaaggccgagctgcgcaagtTCATCTCGCCTTCGTCGACCGTACCGTCCGACGGGACTCACCCGCGCCTGAACGACGAGCGCTTGGAGCAGTCGCTTGCTGAGCGGGTCGCTGCCGACCCCGGAGCCCACTACGCCTCGCGCCTGCACCTCGACCTGTCGACTCTTGTGCCGCACGTCTCGGGCCCCAACTCGGTCAAGGTCGCGACCGCGCTCCCCAAGCTCATGGAGAAGCCGATCAAGATCAACAAGGCGTATCTCGTGTCGTGTACcaactcgcgcgcgagtgACATCAAGGCGGCCGCTGATGTGCTGCGCGGCAAGAAGATTGCTCCTGGTGTCGAGTTCTACattgccgccgcctcgagccgCGTGCAGGAGGATGCTGAGGCTGCTGGTGACTGGCAGGCACTCGTTGCGGCCGGTGCCAAGACGCTTCCCGCTGGTTGTGGGCCGTGCATTGGCCTTGGTGTTGGTCTTctcgagaagggcgaggtcggtATCTCGGCCACCAACCGCAACTACAAGGGACGCATGGGCTCGCCCGACGCCATCGCGTACCTGGCGTCTCCTGCCGTTGTCGCCGCGTCTGctgccaagggcgagatcTGTGGCCCCGACTCGATGGACCTCGCCTCGCTCCCACAGTACGACGTGCCCAAGTTCAGCATTGAGGCGTCCCCTGCCGCTCCCCCTGCCGCGACAGGAGAGGCTGagcccctcctccccggcTTCCCCGAGTACTTTGAGGGTCCGCTCGTCTTTGCGCCCCAGGACAACCTGACCACCGACGGCATGTACCCCGGCAAGTACACGTACCAGGACGACATTACTCCTGAGCgccaggccgaggtcgtgaTGGAGAACTATGACCCACTCTTCGCGTCGACGATCAAGGACCTGCGCGCCAAGGACACCGCCAACGCGACTCccatcctcttctccgGCTACAACTTTGGCACTGGTTCGTCGCGCGAGCAGGCCGCCACAGCCATCAAGAACGCTGGCATCCCGCTCGTCATCTGCGGAAGCTTTGGCGACATCTTCAAGCGCAACTCGATCAATAACGGCCTGATCCTCATCGAGgcgcccgagctcgtcgaggacctcacCAAGTGGTttgccaaggacgacgtcCGTGGCGCGGGCGGCAAGGACGGAAACCTCACTGTCATTCCCCAGGACTGGCGAGTCAAGATTGACACGCGGAACGGGGGCGTCACCCTCTCTATGGGGGCCGAGGGGGAGAAGCACTACCCCTCTGCGCGGGTTGGACGGTCGGTGCAGGAGCTGTGGGTCAACGGCGGCTTGGAAGGCTTCATTCGCGCGTCGCTCCAGTAG
- a CDS encoding uncharacterized protein (AMP-binding enzyme), whose product MAGPRIPSYAEINAALTAKGSPFETIEVDMHGVKQIAFKNQVPTYGHLYARSIDKYADRVCVSSPVGNPTKAIAGEREYLTYREMGERAYALAGWMLEQGVRAGDPVAVGGLNTAKLIIALVGLHLLGAVPLVLNATLTGDAQVHCATLTRCKLILVDVKAGEAIGPVRDQLDARGAGPTYCWESLDLLPPAARAGCKELIVNPSPASVEEVKSGRARASVTPESDANIFLTSGTTSMPKGVLLTHRICMHSNTSAEYSVARHAMRLGATYEMAIAAATTPPEEQGVFLLPVPLFHVTGYIGLNRNFVNGGKIVLMRRWDPEAAIDLMIKEKVTSSTGVPSIFQSILQSPGLKDKIKLQGVSIGGSLPPERLPGDMEKAFPDLYMITAFGMTETIGAHVTLAGPDLRRKPHAAGITMPTGQLKIVDLETREECPPNVPGVILMKGSNVCKGYINNPEATAAALTKDGWLDSGDIGFLDDEGFLVVCDRQKDIIIRAGENISSAEVEHVIYSDDRIAEAAAVAVPHDLWGELVGVAVTLAPGATATPESILELARPRIRGPAQPAIIAIFDEPLARNANGKILKTEIKKDVVARWEAQGRDGGAVRAKL is encoded by the exons ATGGCAGGACCCCGCATCCCATCCTACGCTGAGA TCAATGCGGCACTCACAGCCAAGGGCTCGCCGTTCGAGAccatcgaggtcgacatgCACGGCGTCAAGCAGATCGCATTTAAGAAT CAAGTACCAACCTACGGGCACTTGTACGCTCGGTCCATCGACAAGTATGCGGACCGCGTGTGCGTCTCATCGCCAGTCGGTAACCCTACCAAGGCTATTGCGGGCGAACGCGAGTACCTGACGTATCGGGAGatgggcgagcgcgcgtACGCGCTCGCCGGCTGGATGCTCGAGCAGGGCGTGCGGGCTGGAGACCCCGTCGCTGTCGGAGGTCTCAACACTGCCAAGCTCATCATCGCGTTGGTCGgtctccacctcctcggaGCCGTGCCCCTTGTACTGAACGCTACTCT CACGGGCGACGCGCAGGTGCACTGCGCCACCCTTACGCGGTGCAAGCTAATTCTCGTGGATGTCAAGGCTGGAGAGGCTATTGGGCCTGTTCGCGACCAACTCGATGCCCGCGGTGCTGGCCCC ACGTACTGCTGGGAAAGCCTCGACTTGCTCCCGCCTGCAGCGCGTGCTGGTTGCAAG GAACTCATAGTCAACCCATCTCCAGCGTCTgttgaggaggtcaagAGTGGGCGCGCTCGGGCGAGCGTGACCCCAGAGAGCGATGCCAACATCTTCCTCACTTCTGG AACGACAAGCATGCCCAAGGGTGTGCTGCTGACCCACCGCATCTGCATGCATTCCAACACGTCTGCCGAGTATT CGGTTGCACGCCACGCGATGCGTCTGGGCGCGACGTACGAGATGGCGATTGCGGCCGCAACGACGCCGCCTGAGGAACAGGGCgtgttcctcctccccgtcccTCTGTTCCATGTGACAGGCTACATCGGCCTCAACCGCAACTTTGTCAACGGTGGCAAGATTGTGCTCATGCGTCGTTGGGATCCCGAGGCAGCCATCGACCTCATGAtcaaggagaaggtgaCGTCGAGCACGGGCGTTCCATCGATCTTCCAGAGCATCCTGCAGTCTCCAGgcctcaaggacaagatCAAGCTGCAGGGAGTCAGTATTGGTGGCTCCCTCCCGCCTGAACGCCTGCCGGGAGACATGGAGAAGGCGTTCCCCGATCTCTACAT GATCACAGCGTTTGGGATGACAGAAACGATCGGTGCTCACGTTACCCTCGCCGGCCCAGACCTTCGGCGCAAG CCCCACGCGGCTGGTATCACTATGCCCACGGGCCAGCTGAAGATTGTCGACCTAGAGACGCGCGAGGAATGCCCGCCAAACGTCCCCGGCGTCATCTTGATGAAAGGCTCCAACGTGTGCAAGGGCTATATCAACAACCCTGAGGCGacggccgccgccctcaccaAGGACGGGTGGCTTGACAGTGGCGATATCGGCTTCCTGGACGATGAGGGGTTCCTGGTTGTTTGTGACAGGCAGAAGGACATTATCATTCGTGCCGGCGAGAACATTTCCAGTGCAgaggtcgagcacgtcATCTACTCTGACGACCGGATCGCTGAGGCTGCCGCTGTAGCGGTTCCTCACGACTTGTGGGGCGAGCTTGTCGGTGTGGCTGTGACTCTTGCACCTGGTGCGACAGCCACGCCAGAGAGTatcctcgagctcgccagGCCCCGCATTCGCGGGCCCGCACAACCTGCCATCATCGCCATCTTTGACGAGCCTCTCG CACGTAATGCCAACGGCAAGATTCTCAAGACTGAGATCAAGAAGGACGTCGTTGCGCGTTGGGAGGCACAGGGCCGCGACGGCGGAGCGGTCCGAGCCAAGCTGTAG
- a CDS encoding uncharacterized protein (Iron-containing alcohol dehydrogenase): MRPWTFEAHIPRTVFGQGTLSKIPEEVEKLGGKSVLIVTEDTDRQIALAERIGNDLGKDRVAGVCTDAVMHTPEDVTNKALEQLKASKADCLVSVGGGSTVGLGKALAIRTGIPHIAVPTTYAGSEATPILGETVNKLKTTRSDPKILPNTIVYDVDLTLSLPAQLTYTSGMNAIAHCVEALYSPTINPIIEGVAISGITNLYHALLKLKDAPNDIDARAQAQQGAYAAGVCLGHVGMAIHHKLCHTLGGTFNLPHAQTHTVVLPHAMAYNMEAAPVAMNQIAKAIGTDGSPAQALWELEKALGTVQSLESLGLKKEDLEVAADLAAKAQYPNPAPLERGKLLALLENAFYGRPPSA, translated from the exons ATGCGCCCGTGGACTTTCGAGGCGCACATCCCCCGCACCGTGTTCGGGCAGGGAACGCTCTCCAAGATTcccgaggaggttgagaagCTCGGCGGAAAGAGCGTGCTCATCGTCACTGAGGACACGGACCGGCAGATTGCGCTTGCGGAGCGTATTGGcaacgacctcggcaaggaCCGCGTGGCTGGTGT GTGCACCGATGCTGTCATGCACACCCCCGAGGACGTAACGAacaaggcgctcgagcagctcaaggcATCCAAGGCGGACTGCTTG GTCTCTGTCGGCGGCGGATCCACCGTCGGTCTAGGCAAGGCTCTTGCCATCCGCACTGGCATCCCCCACATCGCCGTGCCCACAACTTACGCTGGGTCGGAGGCGACGCccatcctcggcgagacGGTGAACAAGCTTAAGACGACTCGCTCCGACCCCAAGATCCTTCCCAACACTATCGTCTACGACGTGGACCTGACGCTTTCCCTCCCGGCCCAGTTGACGTACACGTCCGGTATGAATGCGATCGCGCActgcgtcgaggcgctctACTCGCCCACCATCAACCCGATTATCGAGGGTGTTGCAATTTCAGGCATCACCAACCTCTACCACGCCCTGTtgaagctcaaggacgcccCGAACGACATTGATGCCCGCGCACAGGCACAGCAGGGAGCGTACGCGGCTGGCGTATGTCTCGGACACGTGGGTATGGCCATCCACCACAAGCTATGCCACACCCTGGGTGGGACCTTCAACCTGCCGCACGCGCAGACGCACACCGTTGTCCTGCCCCACGCCATGGCGTATAACATGGAAGCCGCTCCTGTGGCCATGAACCAGATTGCCAAGGCTATCGGGACCGATGGATCGCCAGCCCAGGCACTGTgggagctcgagaaggctCTCGGGACTGTCCAGAGCCTCGAATCGCTCGGACTCAAGAAAGAGGACCTTGAGGTCGCTGCCGACCTCGCTGCAAAGGCCCAGTACCCTAACCCGGCGCCGCTTGAGCGtggcaagctcctcgcACTCCTCGAGAACGCGTTCTACGGTCGCCCGCCGTCTGCGTAG
- a CDS encoding uncharacterized protein (Putative Phosphatase), with protein MPKNLVVFDFDWSFVDQDTDRWVFEVLDTSLRRTLQNRKSAGSQCMPDVVDQTMEDLFNAGYKKEQVLDALRQLPVHPAMKRAVNGLKHRGETTFLCLSNSNEVYIGTILEHHGLGHLFNKVITNPSRWDGDRLHIGRRLPADGPQHGCTVGCLPNMCKGDELDAWLAEHGGKEAWDKIVYVGDGGNDYCPLLRMRKGDLACVRKGCELGGRIDREGKKDGFALDVELWDQAWIIDEIFSKL; from the exons ATGCCCAAGaatctcgtcgtcttcgacTTTGACTGGTCCTTCGTCGACCAGGACACGGACCGCTGGGTCttcgaggtcctcgacaccAGCCTCCGTCGCACGCTCCAGAACCGCAAGAGCGCCGGCAGCCAGTGCATGCCTGATGTTGT cgaCCAGACCATGGAGGACCTCTTCAACGCCGGGTACAAGAAGGAGCAGGTGCTCGATGCCCTCCGTCAGCTCCCTGTG CACCCCGCGATGAAGCGCGCGGTCAACGGCCTCAAGCACCGGGGAGAgaccaccttcctctgCCTCTCCAACTCGAACGAGGTCTACATCGGCACTATCCTCGAG cacCACGGCCTCGGTCACCTCTTCAACAAGGTCATCACGAACCCTTCGCGCTGGGACGGCGACCGGCTGCACATCGGGCGGCGTCTGCCCGCTGACGGCCCCCAGCACGGCTGCACGGTCGGCTGCCTGCCGAACATGTGCAAGGgtgacgagcttgacgccTGGCTTGCTGAGCACGGCGGCAAGGAGGCATGGGACAAGATTGTCTACGTCGGTGACGGCGGTAACGACTACTGCCCTTTGTTGCGCATGCGCAAGGGCGACCTGGCGTGTGTGCGCAAGGGGTGCGAGCTGGGCGGGCGCATCGATCGtgagggcaagaaggacggattcgcgctcgacgtcgagctgtGGGACCAGGCTTGGATTATTGACGA AATCTTCTCCAAGCTCTAA